The window GACAATTGACATTCTGATTGTCGATGATATTCAGGAATGGGTTACTGCTACAAAGACGCAGGACACCTTCTTCCACATCTTCAACCACCTTTTCCGTAACGGAAAACGTATTATCTTAGCGAGCGACCGTCCACCAGTAGATCTCAAGGGTATGAACGACCGCCTGCTGACACGTTTCTCTTGTGGACTGATTGCAGAGTTAGAAAAGCCAAACGTACAGCTTTGTGTGGATATTCTCCATAGCAAGATTAAGCGTGATGGTCTTAACATTCCAGAGGATGTAGTGCGCTTCATCGCCGAAACTGCTAATGGTAGCGTACGTGACCTTCAAGGTGTTATCAACTCACTCCTCGCTTACAGTGTCGTTTACAATAGTAATATTGATATGCGATTGGCTGAGCGTGTTATCAAACGTGCAGTGAAGATTGACGACGAACCGCTGACAATTGACGATATCATGGACAAGGTTTGCTCTCATTATAACGTTACGATGTCGGCAGTCAACTCTCGTTCTCGTAAGAAAGACATTGTGATGGCACGCCAAGTGAGCATGTATATGGCACAGAAATATACGAAGATGCCTGCAAGTCGTATCGGAAAGTTGGTGGGTAATCGTGATCACAGCACCGTAATCCACAGTTGTTCAAAGATTGAAGACCGACTAAAGGTTGACAAAGGATTCCATGCTGAAATCGCAAGTATTGAAAACTCTTTTAAGTTAAAAGCATAAGGTATTAGTTTGAAAGTCTGTCGCATGGTCGTGGCAGGCTTTTTTAATTGACTTAAACCTTACTCCCTCACCTGAAAATAACCTTCCCCTCACTCTGAAAAATTATTACAAAACAAGCGTAGAAAACTCTCTTAAAAGCTCCAAAAAGTACTGGTTGTAATGTCTTTGTAACTCTCAGAGCATCAAACACTTGCACAAGTGCATTTCAAAAGGTGCTTACTTCGAGTTCAACAGGGCGTTAGTAAGCACCCAAAAGGGCATCTTTTGCAAGCCAATTGGGCGTCTTTTCGAAGCTAAAAGAGCATCTTTTCAAAACGAGGATGTGAAAAATAATTACATTCATTGTAAGGAGTGGTTTTGGAGATGGTTAAGGATACCCATTTAAAATTGTTCATTTTGGGTAGGACTGTTTGGCATTAAACGTAATAAAAAAGGTTCTTCCGGAATTTGGAGTGATAAAGATTTGTCCAAACTTAGTTCTCTGACGAAAGGTTACACGGAGAAAAGGAGAGGACAGAGGATTATTAAAAAAAGCAATGGAAGTCACGGAGGCACCGTCGGTGCATAGAGCGACGGAGCTTGTTTGCCAATTCTATTAGCAATTTATATACAAAGCG of the Prevotella melaninogenica genome contains:
- the dnaA gene encoding chromosomal replication initiator protein DnaA, with the protein product MNVSPKNLWDSCLQLIKENVTEQQFDTWFRPIVLQSYKPASKTLLVQVPSQFVYEYLEGHYVDLLRKVLTRVFGQGVQLTYRVMVDQENHLSQDLEQDTVEDISSQRPTARANQSPTVLDTVPQDLDSQLDPHKSFSNYVEGDSNKLPRSIGLSIAEHPNTTQFNPMFIYGPSGCGKTHLVNAIGLRAKQLYPQKRVLYVSARLFQVQYTDSVRQNTTNDFINFYQTIDILIVDDIQEWVTATKTQDTFFHIFNHLFRNGKRIILASDRPPVDLKGMNDRLLTRFSCGLIAELEKPNVQLCVDILHSKIKRDGLNIPEDVVRFIAETANGSVRDLQGVINSLLAYSVVYNSNIDMRLAERVIKRAVKIDDEPLTIDDIMDKVCSHYNVTMSAVNSRSRKKDIVMARQVSMYMAQKYTKMPASRIGKLVGNRDHSTVIHSCSKIEDRLKVDKGFHAEIASIENSFKLKA